In one window of Nakamurella alba DNA:
- a CDS encoding winged helix-turn-helix transcriptional regulator has product MATRTATQRKAQAAAQYNAFLAVCPSRQLLDRISDKWVVLVLCALGGADNGSGGTLRYSEIARTVAGVSQKMLTQTLRSLERDGLVTRTVVPTVPVTVSYGLTDLGRSLHVLCGGLREWAQQHMDEVLEHRARLDG; this is encoded by the coding sequence ATGGCGACCAGGACCGCGACACAACGAAAGGCTCAGGCCGCGGCGCAGTACAACGCCTTCCTCGCGGTCTGCCCGAGTCGGCAGCTGCTGGACCGGATCTCGGACAAATGGGTGGTGCTGGTGCTGTGCGCGCTGGGCGGTGCCGACAATGGTTCAGGAGGTACGTTGCGCTACTCCGAGATCGCCCGCACCGTGGCCGGGGTCAGCCAGAAGATGCTCACCCAGACGCTCCGCTCCCTGGAACGTGACGGGCTGGTGACCCGGACCGTCGTGCCGACGGTCCCGGTCACCGTCTCCTACGGTCTGACCGACCTGGGGCGTTCGCTGCACGTGCTGTGCGGCGGTCTGCGCGAGTGGGCGCAGCAGCACATGGACGAGGTGCTGGAGCACCGCGCCCGCCTCGACGGGTGA
- a CDS encoding maleylpyruvate isomerase family mycothiol-dependent enzyme: protein MTDDVVRAERLALADRLAGLPPEQWSMPSLCGRWTVRQVLGHLVTPFLVSAPAMGRKMLRYRGISAAMDGAARELAARPWDDLVDALRSNAGTRFRPPGLPPTAPLIDIVVHSADIRWGLGDERVDHGDPARILPGLDFLVSPRARLGFVPRGRLAGLRWTVTDAGWSHGSGAPVSGTALAVARGMLGRPDARPLLAGPGVEVLADR from the coding sequence ATGACTGACGACGTCGTCCGGGCGGAACGGTTGGCACTGGCGGACCGGCTGGCGGGGCTGCCACCGGAGCAGTGGTCGATGCCGAGCCTGTGCGGTCGGTGGACAGTACGGCAGGTGCTCGGTCACCTGGTCACGCCGTTCCTGGTGAGCGCGCCGGCCATGGGGCGCAAGATGCTGCGGTACCGCGGCATCTCGGCCGCCATGGACGGCGCGGCGCGGGAACTCGCCGCGCGGCCGTGGGACGACCTGGTCGACGCGCTGCGGAGCAACGCAGGGACGCGGTTCCGGCCGCCGGGACTTCCGCCGACGGCACCGCTCATCGACATCGTCGTGCACAGCGCGGACATCCGATGGGGGCTGGGCGACGAGCGGGTCGATCACGGTGACCCGGCGCGGATCCTGCCCGGGCTCGACTTCCTGGTCTCGCCGCGGGCCCGTCTCGGGTTCGTCCCGCGGGGCCGGCTGGCCGGGCTGCGCTGGACGGTCACCGACGCCGGCTGGTCCCACGGGTCGGGGGCACCGGTCAGCGGCACCGCCCTGGCGGTGGCCCGGGGCATGCTCGGCCGCCCGGATGCCCGGCCGTTGCTCGCGGGACCGGGCGTCGAGGTGCTCGCCGACAGGTAG
- a CDS encoding DNA glycosylase AlkZ-like family protein, whose protein sequence is MAVAPAAVELTRDDARRIAVQAQLLTRDRPTDLLEMVHHLTHLTLDRTNAVAHSADLIAWSRMGATYSPAELAAALADHRLVEYRGLARPAEDMALYRAEMEHWRTGEGLVGWEINTRQWVLDNDRCRRSIMVRLSTDGPLTAREIPDECDRPWASSGWNNNRNVLQLLACMVRRGEVAVAGHEGQDKLWDLAERVFPDTEVVPEPEAALERDRRRLRSLGIARGKGPEAMVEPVVVAAAGIPATVEGVRGAWRVDPEALEAARGSFRGRTALLSPFDRLVSDRARMEALFGFDYQLEMYKPAAKRRWGYFALPVLHDDWLVGKADLAAERKDGLLRVNAVHEDVPFGARTRAAVDREIRSLADMLGLEVVYGRKE, encoded by the coding sequence ATGGCAGTAGCGCCGGCGGCCGTCGAGCTCACCCGCGACGACGCGCGCCGCATCGCCGTGCAGGCCCAGTTGCTCACCCGGGACCGGCCCACCGACCTGCTCGAAATGGTTCACCACCTCACCCATCTCACGCTCGACCGCACCAACGCGGTGGCGCACAGCGCCGACCTGATCGCCTGGAGCCGGATGGGTGCCACCTACTCCCCCGCGGAGCTGGCCGCCGCGCTGGCCGACCACCGGCTGGTCGAGTACCGCGGGCTGGCCCGGCCGGCGGAGGACATGGCGTTGTACCGGGCGGAGATGGAGCACTGGCGGACCGGCGAGGGCCTGGTCGGCTGGGAGATCAACACCCGGCAGTGGGTGCTGGACAACGACCGGTGCCGGCGCAGCATCATGGTCCGGCTGTCCACCGACGGCCCGCTGACCGCGCGGGAGATCCCGGACGAGTGCGACCGGCCGTGGGCCTCCAGCGGCTGGAACAACAACCGCAACGTGCTGCAGTTGCTGGCCTGCATGGTGCGCCGCGGCGAGGTGGCGGTCGCCGGGCACGAAGGACAGGACAAGCTCTGGGATCTCGCCGAGCGGGTGTTCCCGGACACCGAGGTGGTCCCGGAGCCGGAGGCCGCGCTCGAGCGGGACCGTCGGCGACTGCGATCGCTCGGCATCGCCCGCGGCAAAGGGCCGGAGGCCATGGTCGAGCCGGTGGTCGTCGCGGCGGCCGGGATCCCTGCGACCGTCGAGGGCGTGCGCGGCGCCTGGCGGGTGGACCCGGAGGCGCTGGAGGCCGCCCGCGGCAGCTTCCGCGGGCGGACCGCGCTGCTGTCCCCCTTCGACCGGCTGGTCTCCGACCGGGCGCGGATGGAGGCGCTCTTCGGCTTCGACTACCAGCTCGAGATGTACAAGCCGGCGGCGAAGCGGCGTTGGGGCTACTTCGCCCTGCCGGTGCTGCACGACGACTGGCTCGTCGGCAAGGCCGATCTCGCCGCCGAGCGCAAGGACGGCCTGCTCCGGGTGAACGCCGTGCACGAGGACGTCCCGTTCGGTGCCCGCACCCGGGCCGCCGTCGACCGCGAGATCCGCTCCCTGGCGGACATGCTGGGTCTCGAGGTGGTGTACGGGCGGAAGGAGTGA
- a CDS encoding sugar phosphate isomerase/epimerase family protein: MSSEQKFGAGIWHFATYVDRYATDGYGAPRTVVDAIELAGQVPDLSVVDLNYPFFGGDFTREDIKAALDAQGLEVIGITPEIYTRVFAKGSFTNPDPGVRELAHELITEAADVVRYFGADYVKLWPGQDGWDYPFQVDHGALWKNSIDGVGRLAAENPDLKFVIEYKPREPRVHMSYSSVARTLLGIEKIGLPNVGILLDFGHALFGGESPADSAQLAIDHGRLFGMDVNDNLRGWDDDMVAGTVHPIELFEFFYTLEKNNWKGVWQLDQFPFREDSVAAATSAIDFLKAVQRALAKLDFAAVQEAQDNHDAITALRLAQQALFTSY, encoded by the coding sequence GTGAGCAGCGAGCAGAAGTTCGGCGCCGGGATCTGGCATTTCGCCACCTACGTGGATCGTTACGCCACGGACGGCTACGGAGCCCCGCGGACGGTGGTGGACGCGATCGAGCTCGCCGGCCAGGTGCCGGACCTGTCCGTCGTCGACCTCAACTACCCGTTCTTCGGCGGCGACTTCACCCGGGAGGACATCAAGGCGGCCCTGGACGCCCAGGGCCTGGAGGTCATCGGCATCACCCCCGAGATCTACACCCGCGTCTTCGCGAAGGGGTCGTTCACCAACCCGGACCCGGGCGTCAGGGAGCTCGCCCACGAGCTGATCACCGAGGCCGCCGACGTGGTGCGCTATTTCGGCGCCGACTACGTGAAACTGTGGCCGGGTCAGGACGGGTGGGACTACCCGTTCCAGGTGGACCACGGTGCGCTGTGGAAGAACTCCATCGACGGCGTCGGCCGGCTGGCCGCGGAGAACCCGGATCTCAAGTTCGTCATCGAGTACAAGCCGCGCGAGCCGCGGGTGCACATGTCCTACAGCTCCGTCGCCCGCACCCTGCTGGGCATCGAGAAGATCGGCCTGCCCAACGTCGGCATCCTGCTCGACTTCGGCCATGCCCTGTTCGGCGGTGAGTCCCCCGCCGACTCGGCCCAGCTGGCCATCGATCACGGCCGGCTGTTCGGCATGGACGTCAACGACAACCTGCGCGGCTGGGACGACGACATGGTCGCCGGCACGGTGCATCCCATCGAGCTGTTCGAGTTCTTCTACACCCTGGAGAAGAACAACTGGAAGGGCGTCTGGCAGCTCGACCAGTTCCCGTTCCGCGAGGACTCGGTCGCCGCCGCCACCAGCGCCATCGACTTCCTCAAGGCCGTCCAGCGGGCGCTGGCCAAGCTCGACTTCGCCGCCGTCCAGGAGGCCCAGGACAACCACGACGCGATCACCGCACTGCGTCTCGCCCAGCAGGCGCTGTTCACGTCCTACTGA
- a CDS encoding glycoside hydrolase family 127 protein has product MPASPNHPFVHPRPEGTVARRRFLQAGAALAAGGAVLPLVPTAAGAATTPVPTTPVPAPTAPGAPAAAGRAAPKLSARALKDVQLLDSRYRQNMRRTAAYLAFVDPDRMLHTFRTNVGLPSTAEPCGGWEAPDVQLRGHSMGHLLSGLALSAGNTGDAALIAKSRYLVSSLAECQAASPAAGFTPGYLSAFGEQAFVDIENGRNVWAPYYTIHKILAGMIDQYLHLGNEQALEVARGIASWVDARTSVLPRPQLQTMLKIEFGGMNESLADLYAITADPLHLTLAQRFDEDVLFDPLAARTDTLAGRHANTDLAKIVGAAAEWEMTGEARYRTIATYFWDQVVRHHSYVIGGNSNAEFFGEPDQVASFLGENSCENCNTYNMIKLSRRLFLMDPSRTEYVDYIEWSLLNQMLGEQDPDSAHGFVTYYTGLASTARRKVKEGLEAAPGSYSSDYDNFSCDHGTAMETHSKFADSVWFTQPGIAWLNLFVPSEFDWTEQGVRLRVDTAFPTNGRITVTVTGSGRFAVKVRIPAWVSRKRSVGLTVNGRSTGIRVTPGSYATVDRQWRSGDRIGLDLPMDIAWLPAPDNAAVQAVAYGPLVLAGRFGDNPTPAIPVVAPTSLRRASGNDFTLSVAGRSVRLSPFMDVHHENYQVYWCVPPRSSAPKVVAAYGFDEADGPAKEAKGRAGAAILRPGATRTAGRSGGRAVVMDGVAGHVELPAGLPKGLSELTVSVWARVDTIANSARVFDLGFNVNSYFFLTPRTGLNKARAALKLSGMEAEDFIDAAVALPQGAWTHVAVTLGKDGGKFYVDGVLSGSNPALQMSPLLIGATQHNYLGRSQNRKHPYLHGAVDDFRLFGVALGAKDIAALHAGTFTRYR; this is encoded by the coding sequence GTGCCCGCATCCCCGAATCATCCCTTCGTGCACCCCCGGCCGGAGGGGACGGTGGCCCGTCGCCGTTTCCTGCAGGCCGGTGCCGCGCTCGCCGCCGGTGGTGCGGTGCTGCCGCTGGTGCCCACCGCCGCCGGCGCCGCGACCACACCCGTCCCGACCACACCCGTCCCGGCCCCGACGGCGCCCGGAGCTCCGGCGGCGGCCGGCCGGGCCGCCCCGAAACTGTCGGCGCGGGCACTGAAGGACGTCCAGCTGCTGGACAGCCGGTACCGGCAGAACATGCGTCGCACCGCGGCGTACCTCGCCTTCGTCGACCCGGACCGGATGCTGCACACCTTCCGCACCAACGTGGGTCTGCCCAGCACCGCGGAACCGTGCGGTGGCTGGGAGGCGCCGGACGTCCAGCTGCGCGGTCACTCGATGGGGCACCTGCTGTCCGGGCTGGCACTGTCCGCGGGGAACACCGGTGACGCCGCGCTGATCGCGAAGAGCCGGTACCTGGTGTCCTCGCTCGCCGAGTGCCAGGCGGCGTCGCCGGCCGCCGGGTTCACACCCGGCTATCTGTCCGCGTTCGGCGAGCAGGCCTTCGTCGACATCGAGAACGGCCGGAACGTCTGGGCGCCGTACTACACGATCCACAAGATCCTGGCCGGGATGATCGACCAGTACCTGCATCTCGGCAACGAGCAGGCCCTGGAGGTGGCGCGCGGCATCGCCTCCTGGGTCGACGCCCGCACCTCGGTGCTGCCCCGCCCGCAGCTGCAGACGATGCTCAAGATCGAGTTCGGCGGGATGAACGAGTCCCTGGCCGATCTGTACGCGATCACCGCGGATCCGCTGCATCTGACACTGGCGCAGCGGTTCGACGAGGACGTGCTGTTCGACCCGCTGGCCGCCCGCACCGACACCCTGGCCGGCCGGCACGCCAACACCGACCTGGCGAAGATCGTTGGGGCCGCGGCCGAGTGGGAGATGACCGGCGAGGCGCGGTACCGCACCATCGCCACCTACTTCTGGGACCAGGTGGTACGCCACCACAGCTACGTGATCGGCGGCAACTCCAACGCCGAGTTCTTCGGCGAGCCGGACCAGGTGGCCAGCTTCCTGGGCGAGAACTCCTGCGAGAACTGCAACACCTACAACATGATCAAGCTGTCCCGGCGGCTGTTCCTGATGGACCCGTCGCGCACCGAGTACGTGGACTACATCGAGTGGTCGTTGCTCAACCAGATGTTGGGGGAGCAGGACCCGGACTCGGCGCACGGGTTCGTCACGTACTACACCGGTCTGGCCTCCACCGCGCGGCGCAAGGTCAAGGAAGGGCTGGAGGCGGCGCCCGGGTCCTACAGCAGCGACTACGACAACTTCTCCTGCGACCACGGCACGGCGATGGAGACGCACTCCAAGTTCGCCGACTCGGTGTGGTTCACCCAGCCCGGCATCGCCTGGCTGAACCTGTTCGTGCCCAGCGAGTTCGACTGGACGGAGCAGGGCGTGCGGCTGCGTGTCGACACGGCCTTCCCGACCAACGGCCGGATCACCGTGACGGTCACCGGGTCCGGCCGGTTCGCGGTGAAGGTGCGCATCCCGGCGTGGGTCTCGCGCAAGCGATCCGTCGGGCTCACGGTCAACGGCCGGTCGACGGGGATCCGGGTCACGCCCGGCAGCTATGCCACCGTGGACCGGCAGTGGCGCTCCGGCGACCGCATCGGGCTCGACCTGCCGATGGACATCGCGTGGCTGCCGGCGCCGGACAACGCCGCCGTCCAGGCCGTCGCCTACGGACCGCTGGTGCTGGCCGGCCGGTTCGGTGACAACCCGACCCCGGCGATCCCGGTCGTCGCACCCACCAGCCTGCGCCGGGCATCCGGCAACGACTTCACGCTGTCGGTGGCGGGACGCAGCGTGCGGCTGTCCCCGTTCATGGACGTGCACCACGAGAACTACCAGGTCTACTGGTGTGTCCCGCCGCGATCGTCGGCGCCGAAGGTGGTGGCCGCCTACGGGTTCGACGAGGCGGACGGCCCGGCGAAGGAGGCGAAGGGGCGGGCCGGTGCCGCGATCCTGCGGCCCGGCGCCACCCGCACCGCGGGCCGGAGCGGCGGTCGCGCGGTGGTGATGGACGGCGTCGCCGGTCACGTGGAGCTGCCGGCCGGGCTGCCGAAAGGTCTGTCCGAGCTGACCGTCTCGGTGTGGGCGCGGGTGGACACCATCGCCAACAGTGCGCGGGTCTTCGATCTCGGCTTCAACGTCAACAGCTACTTCTTCCTCACCCCGCGGACCGGGCTGAACAAGGCCCGGGCCGCGCTCAAGCTCAGCGGGATGGAGGCGGAGGACTTCATCGACGCGGCGGTGGCGCTGCCGCAGGGAGCGTGGACGCACGTGGCGGTGACCCTCGGCAAGGACGGCGGGAAGTTCTACGTCGACGGTGTGCTGTCCGGCAGCAACCCGGCTCTACAGATGTCACCGTTGCTGATCGGCGCGACCCAGCACAATTACCTGGGTCGGTCGCAGAACCGCAAACACCCCTACCTGCACGGCGCCGTCGACGACTTCCGGCTGTTCGGTGTCGCGCTCGGGGCGAAGGACATCGCTGCCCTGCACGCCGGGACCTTCACGCGGTATCGCTGA
- a CDS encoding ArsR/SmtB family transcription factor, protein MSDAAAVLDALGHPSRRLILESLRGGPLPVGVLAERLPISRPAVSQHLRVLREADLVQETVVGTRHEYRLDARGLQRVREWADSLWGDTLAAFADLAASEARGGPVPEEPS, encoded by the coding sequence GTGTCCGACGCCGCCGCTGTCCTCGATGCGCTGGGTCATCCGTCCCGGCGGTTGATCCTCGAGTCGTTGCGCGGTGGGCCGCTACCTGTCGGCGTGCTGGCCGAGCGGCTGCCGATCTCCAGACCTGCTGTCTCGCAGCACCTCCGGGTGCTGCGCGAGGCGGACCTGGTGCAGGAGACGGTGGTCGGCACCCGCCACGAGTACCGGCTCGACGCCCGCGGACTGCAGCGGGTCAGGGAGTGGGCGGACAGCCTGTGGGGCGACACCCTTGCCGCCTTCGCCGATCTCGCTGCCTCGGAGGCCCGGGGCGGCCCAGTGCCCGAGGAGCCCTCATGA
- the ribB gene encoding 3,4-dihydroxy-2-butanone-4-phosphate synthase: protein MEQHGTDRNGTSGDTGDAAVDTYVGSGLLPPRHHHVSRNRGTSGLDSIEFAVAEIADGRPVVVVDDEDRENEGDIIFAAELATAGTIAFTVRYSSGYICAPVTEAEADRLALPPMSRVNQDPRGTAYTVTVDAVGVVTGISAADRALTIRRLADPAAVPEDFHRPGHVVPLRARDGGVLVRPGHTEAAIDLATMAGLSPAGVLCEIVSEKDPLEMARTEELRVFCDDHDLALISIAQMVSYRMAREVQIEKVAVANLPIEAGRFTVHGYRSRITGREFVALVLGDIGDGENVLTRVHSECVTGDVFGSRRCACGRLLNASLAAIAAEGRGVLLYIRGAEGRGVPLLEKLRAYELQDTGVDLPLPELDEPADSREYGTGAQVLADLGVRSLRLLTNHPQRRAGHEGYGIHIVEHVPVPID from the coding sequence ATGGAGCAGCACGGGACCGACCGGAACGGCACGTCCGGGGACACCGGCGACGCCGCGGTGGACACCTACGTCGGATCCGGCCTGCTGCCGCCCCGGCACCACCACGTCTCCCGCAACCGCGGCACCTCCGGTCTGGACAGCATCGAATTCGCGGTCGCGGAGATCGCCGACGGCCGGCCGGTCGTGGTCGTCGACGACGAGGACCGGGAGAACGAAGGCGACATCATCTTCGCCGCGGAGCTCGCGACCGCCGGCACCATCGCCTTCACCGTCCGCTACTCCTCCGGGTACATCTGCGCCCCGGTCACTGAGGCGGAGGCCGACCGGCTCGCGCTGCCGCCGATGTCCCGGGTCAACCAGGACCCGCGCGGCACGGCGTACACCGTGACCGTCGACGCCGTCGGCGTGGTCACCGGCATCTCGGCCGCCGATCGGGCGCTGACGATCCGCCGGCTGGCCGATCCGGCAGCCGTGCCGGAGGACTTCCACCGTCCCGGCCACGTGGTCCCGTTGCGCGCCCGCGACGGCGGCGTACTGGTCCGCCCCGGGCACACCGAGGCCGCGATCGACCTGGCCACCATGGCCGGCCTCTCCCCCGCCGGTGTGCTCTGCGAGATCGTCAGCGAGAAGGACCCGCTGGAGATGGCCCGCACCGAGGAGCTGCGGGTCTTCTGCGACGACCACGACCTGGCGCTGATCTCGATCGCCCAGATGGTGTCCTACCGGATGGCCCGCGAGGTGCAGATCGAGAAGGTCGCGGTGGCGAACCTGCCCATCGAGGCCGGGCGGTTCACCGTGCACGGCTACCGGTCCAGGATCACCGGACGGGAGTTCGTGGCGCTGGTCCTCGGCGACATCGGGGACGGCGAGAACGTGCTCACCCGAGTGCATTCCGAGTGCGTGACCGGTGACGTGTTCGGATCCCGGCGCTGCGCCTGCGGCCGGCTGCTGAACGCCTCGCTGGCGGCGATCGCCGCCGAGGGACGCGGCGTGCTGCTGTACATCCGCGGCGCCGAGGGCCGGGGTGTGCCGCTGCTGGAGAAGCTGCGCGCCTACGAGCTGCAGGACACCGGCGTCGACCTGCCGTTGCCCGAGCTCGACGAGCCTGCGGACAGCCGGGAGTACGGCACCGGCGCGCAGGTGCTGGCCGACCTCGGTGTCCGCTCGCTGCGCCTGCTCACCAACCACCCGCAGCGCCGGGCCGGGCACGAGGGCTATGGCATCCACATCGTGGAGCACGTCCCGGTCCCGATCGACTGA
- a CDS encoding oxidoreductase — translation MHTPTTLPGGTYQLGDVPVSRFGYGAMQLAGPWVMGPPADPDGAIAVLRTAVGLGITHVDTSDAYGPHHTNEVIRRALAPYPDDLLIATKVGATRDEQGGWPVARTPADLRRQVHDNLRTLGIDRLDLVNLRLGDATGPLPGSLADSLGALVELQKDGLIRHLGVSNATTEQVDEAISLAPIVCVQNMYNLAHRADDALNDRLDGQGIAYVPFFPLGGFSPLQSAALSAVAARHGASPMSVALSWLLQRSPNILLIPGTSRVTHLRDNVGGAALQLTSEDLDELDRIGR, via the coding sequence GTGCACACCCCGACCACCCTTCCCGGCGGCACCTACCAGCTGGGCGACGTTCCCGTCAGCCGGTTCGGCTATGGCGCCATGCAACTCGCCGGCCCATGGGTGATGGGCCCGCCCGCCGACCCCGACGGCGCGATCGCCGTGCTGCGCACTGCCGTCGGACTGGGGATCACCCATGTCGACACCAGCGACGCCTACGGCCCGCACCACACCAACGAGGTGATCCGCCGGGCGCTCGCGCCGTACCCGGACGACCTGCTGATCGCCACCAAGGTCGGCGCGACCCGCGACGAGCAGGGCGGCTGGCCGGTCGCCCGCACACCGGCAGACCTCCGCCGGCAGGTGCACGACAACCTGCGCACCCTCGGCATCGACCGACTGGACCTGGTCAACCTGCGGCTCGGCGATGCGACCGGCCCGCTGCCCGGCTCCCTCGCCGATTCCCTCGGCGCCCTGGTGGAGCTGCAGAAGGACGGCCTGATCAGGCATCTCGGGGTCAGCAACGCCACGACCGAACAGGTCGACGAGGCGATCAGCCTGGCACCGATCGTCTGCGTGCAGAACATGTACAACCTGGCGCACCGCGCGGACGATGCGCTGAACGACCGGCTGGACGGACAGGGCATCGCCTACGTGCCCTTCTTCCCACTCGGCGGGTTCAGCCCGCTGCAGTCGGCGGCCCTGTCGGCGGTCGCGGCCCGGCACGGTGCCTCACCCATGTCGGTGGCACTGTCCTGGCTGCTGCAGCGGTCGCCGAACATCCTGCTGATCCCCGGGACCTCGCGGGTCACCCATCTCCGGGACAACGTTGGAGGCGCGGCGCTGCAGCTCACCTCCGAGGATCTCGACGAGTTGGATCGCATCGGCCGGTGA
- a CDS encoding amylo-alpha-1,6-glucosidase, translating to MLSRRSLRPLRTGVSTALAALLIAGLAPGLVSAQAPPGAAAAPAAPTPPGLDARSLPFAMPGFKEQEFNGALLVGQGQSRFSLSFDLLTKDGKVIDENMVPSIEKFGPVTPDGSYYEIQVTTGDRVITQAKLDALQTTIDHPEDWSAEEVAAATAQLPGFRATYEAKQRDKRTVRIRYSVTGAGEIVGAATALTDDTTVFLQASPPWAEPSSYLPDGDRSIVGTSAGVRDAAVTGHFRLDTTQLPDATAGYAGVPDMLAGMVGKPANAGTGAFTQRFELTKGETVTFRAQVGDSPTPARRLGQAEILRILDKARAAADTGTLHGSGPTGQAATYLRDAMSLNENWDEKYDRSFIMWGLGGGGDDIFLGWDSGWDAITATNVDPATALDHIRDFYDQGGPRYDQLNAGPMHAYAAWRAYTRTGDRSILDLVYPKMAAYIARMPEFDTDKDGLLESPWVEDRPGGRGNHLGLDDSPQYYGYVEIPKVGGTDTRQNTNLTDVALNSYYGLFADTLARMATELGRPAEAASYQALHAQLAERMNSRLWNADRGLYLNRYLDGSWEPTVTPTVFYPLFGGLATPARAATLVKDHLQNPAEFGGEYVIPSVARNDPAFCAAGDVHESSDAFRYFQSWNEEDACEEWQGAAWPPMNATVYDGLKRYGFDAEAATLASKSTAMWLTTWKELGWFPEYFDAEPGQLINSAATDTTWRTYSWSNLMPLMSTSELIGDEPWGSVKGFRFGTLGLPGRNTVENVPLKGHLWSVSADARSTLLRQDGRIVVSAIGGRIVARDAVIGRTGGFTVKATAPTVIIVTPPGALPRTFLVRKGTTTVRW from the coding sequence ATGCTCTCGCGACGCTCCCTCCGACCACTGCGCACCGGCGTGTCCACCGCGCTCGCCGCTCTGCTGATCGCCGGCCTGGCACCCGGGCTCGTCTCCGCCCAGGCACCACCAGGAGCGGCTGCCGCACCGGCCGCACCGACGCCACCCGGCCTGGATGCGCGCAGCCTGCCGTTCGCCATGCCCGGCTTCAAGGAGCAGGAGTTCAACGGCGCCCTGCTCGTCGGCCAGGGCCAGAGCCGGTTCTCGCTGTCCTTCGACCTGCTCACCAAGGACGGCAAGGTGATCGACGAGAACATGGTGCCCAGCATCGAGAAGTTCGGCCCGGTCACTCCGGACGGTTCCTACTACGAGATCCAGGTGACCACCGGCGACCGGGTGATCACCCAGGCGAAACTCGACGCACTGCAGACCACCATCGACCACCCGGAGGACTGGTCGGCCGAGGAGGTCGCCGCGGCGACCGCGCAGCTGCCCGGGTTCCGGGCCACCTACGAGGCCAAGCAGCGGGACAAGCGCACGGTCCGGATCCGCTACTCCGTCACCGGCGCCGGCGAGATCGTCGGCGCAGCCACCGCTCTCACCGACGACACCACGGTCTTCCTGCAGGCGAGCCCGCCCTGGGCGGAGCCGAGCAGCTACCTCCCGGATGGTGACCGGTCGATCGTCGGCACCTCGGCCGGCGTGCGGGATGCCGCGGTCACCGGGCACTTCCGGCTGGACACCACCCAACTGCCGGACGCCACCGCAGGGTATGCGGGAGTGCCGGACATGCTGGCCGGGATGGTCGGCAAGCCCGCCAACGCCGGGACCGGGGCCTTCACCCAGCGCTTCGAACTGACCAAGGGCGAGACCGTCACCTTCCGGGCGCAGGTCGGCGACTCCCCGACACCGGCGCGCCGGCTCGGCCAGGCGGAGATCCTGCGGATCCTCGACAAGGCCCGGGCCGCCGCGGACACCGGCACGCTGCACGGGTCCGGACCCACCGGCCAGGCGGCGACCTACCTGCGGGATGCCATGTCGCTCAACGAGAACTGGGACGAGAAGTACGACAGGTCCTTCATCATGTGGGGTCTGGGCGGCGGCGGCGACGACATCTTCCTCGGCTGGGACTCCGGCTGGGACGCGATCACCGCGACCAACGTCGACCCGGCCACCGCGCTGGACCACATCCGCGACTTCTACGACCAGGGCGGGCCCCGCTACGACCAGTTGAACGCCGGTCCCATGCACGCCTACGCCGCCTGGCGCGCCTACACCCGCACCGGTGACCGCAGCATCCTGGATCTCGTCTACCCGAAGATGGCGGCCTACATCGCCCGGATGCCCGAGTTCGACACCGACAAGGACGGCCTGCTGGAGAGTCCGTGGGTGGAGGACCGGCCCGGCGGCCGCGGCAACCACCTGGGTCTGGACGACAGTCCCCAGTACTACGGTTATGTCGAGATCCCGAAGGTCGGCGGGACGGACACCCGGCAGAACACGAACCTGACCGACGTCGCGCTCAACTCCTACTACGGCCTGTTCGCCGACACCCTGGCCCGGATGGCCACCGAGCTGGGCCGGCCGGCCGAGGCCGCCTCCTACCAGGCGCTGCACGCACAACTGGCCGAGCGGATGAACAGCCGGCTGTGGAATGCCGACCGCGGTCTCTACCTCAACCGGTACCTGGACGGCAGCTGGGAGCCGACGGTCACCCCGACGGTGTTCTACCCGCTGTTCGGCGGGCTGGCGACGCCGGCCCGGGCGGCCACCCTGGTCAAGGATCACCTGCAGAACCCGGCCGAGTTCGGTGGCGAGTACGTGATCCCGAGCGTGGCCCGGAACGATCCGGCCTTCTGCGCCGCCGGCGACGTGCACGAGTCCAGTGACGCCTTCCGGTACTTCCAGAGCTGGAACGAGGAGGACGCCTGCGAGGAGTGGCAGGGTGCCGCCTGGCCGCCCATGAACGCCACCGTCTACGACGGCCTCAAGCGGTACGGGTTCGACGCCGAGGCTGCGACGCTGGCGTCGAAGTCGACCGCGATGTGGCTCACCACCTGGAAGGAACTCGGCTGGTTCCCGGAGTACTTCGACGCCGAGCCCGGCCAGCTCATCAATTCCGCCGCGACCGACACCACGTGGCGCACCTACTCGTGGTCCAACCTGATGCCGCTGATGAGCACCTCGGAGCTGATCGGTGACGAACCTTGGGGCTCCGTCAAGGGTTTCCGGTTCGGCACCCTGGGCCTGCCGGGACGGAACACCGTGGAGAACGTGCCGCTCAAGGGTCACCTGTGGTCGGTGTCCGCGGACGCCCGCAGCACCCTGCTGCGGCAGGACGGTCGGATCGTGGTCTCCGCAATCGGCGGTCGGATCGTCGCCCGGGACGCGGTGATCGGCCGGACCGGCGGCTTCACCGTCAAGGCCACCGCACCGACGGTGATCATCGTGACGCCGCCCGGGGCGCTGCCGCGGACGTTCCTGGTCCGGAAGGGCACGACCACCGTCCGCTGGTAG